Proteins co-encoded in one Armatimonadota bacterium genomic window:
- the pcaG gene encoding protocatechuate 3,4-dioxygenase subunit alpha: protein MRRGLTPSQTVGPFFHGGLLREGMNVLVRQDTEGQRIRLEGYVYDGDRAPVADAMVEIWQANAFGRYRHPLDQRPVPLDPGFVGFGRAGTDDAGFFWFETIKPGPVPFRGGVMQAPHINVAVSARGLLDCLWTRLYFDDDPATATDPVLRLVPEARRGTLLARRQPGTVPPVYRFDIVLQGDGETAFFVFEF, encoded by the coding sequence ATGCGTCGGGGGCTGACCCCATCGCAGACCGTCGGGCCGTTCTTCCACGGCGGCCTGCTGCGCGAGGGGATGAACGTCCTGGTGCGCCAAGACACCGAGGGGCAGCGTATCCGCCTGGAGGGCTACGTGTACGACGGCGACCGCGCGCCCGTGGCCGACGCCATGGTGGAGATCTGGCAGGCCAACGCCTTCGGGCGGTACCGTCACCCCCTGGACCAGCGTCCGGTACCCCTCGACCCCGGGTTCGTCGGCTTCGGACGCGCGGGGACCGACGATGCCGGCTTCTTCTGGTTCGAGACGATCAAGCCCGGCCCCGTGCCGTTCCGGGGCGGGGTGATGCAGGCGCCCCACATCAACGTGGCGGTCTCGGCGCGTGGCCTGCTGGACTGCCTGTGGACGCGCCTGTACTTCGACGACGACCCGGCCACGGCGACGGATCCGGTGCTACGCCTGGTGCCCGAGGCACGGCGGGGGACGCTGCTCGCCCGCCGGCAGCCCGGGACGGTGCCCCCGGTGTACCGCTTCGACATCGTGCTGCAGGGAGACGGCGAGACCGCCTTCTTCGTGTTCGAGTTCTGA
- a CDS encoding CoA-transferase subunit beta, with amino-acid sequence MMTVAAARALTDDDVCFVGIGLPSAACNLARVTHAPNIVLIYESGTIGARPSALPLSIGDPELCETALTTVSVPELFAYWLQGGRITVGFLGAAQVDRFGNINTTVIGPYAHPHARLPGAGGAPEIASHCQEVLVIVPHTRRAFVPRVDFVTSVGHATGGDARARLGLHTRGPTLVVTDLCLLRPDPETRELVVTGIHPGVRREEIAARTGWPVRFAAEVAETPPPQAHELAALRDLVARSAPAAPAP; translated from the coding sequence ATGATGACCGTGGCGGCGGCCCGGGCGTTGACCGACGACGACGTCTGCTTCGTGGGCATCGGACTCCCGTCGGCCGCCTGTAACCTGGCGCGCGTGACCCACGCCCCCAACATCGTCCTCATCTACGAGTCGGGCACGATCGGCGCCAGGCCCAGCGCGCTGCCGCTGTCGATCGGCGATCCCGAGCTGTGCGAGACCGCGCTCACGACGGTCTCGGTGCCCGAGCTGTTCGCTTACTGGCTGCAGGGCGGCCGCATCACCGTGGGGTTCCTGGGTGCCGCGCAGGTCGACCGTTTCGGCAACATCAACACCACCGTCATCGGCCCCTACGCACACCCGCACGCACGCCTGCCCGGCGCCGGCGGGGCGCCGGAGATCGCCAGTCACTGCCAGGAGGTGCTGGTGATCGTCCCCCACACGCGGCGCGCGTTCGTGCCCCGGGTGGACTTCGTGACCTCGGTCGGCCACGCCACCGGCGGCGACGCGCGGGCCCGCCTGGGGCTGCACACCAGGGGCCCGACGCTGGTGGTGACCGACCTCTGCCTGTTGCGGCCGGACCCGGAGACCCGCGAGCTCGTGGTGACGGGGATCCATCCCGGCGTGCGCCGGGAGGAGATCGCGGCACGCACCGGGTGGCCCGTGCGGTTCGCCGCGGAGGTGGCAGAGACGCCGCCCCCGCAGGCCCACGAGCTGGCCGCGTTGCGCGACCTCGTGGCGCGGTCGGCACCTGCGGCGCCCGCGCCATGA
- a CDS encoding fumarylacetoacetate hydrolase family protein: MRVVLFDDGRGPRPGVVEDDGTIRDLGPHYASLSALLAALGTDPAAVAAAAARAQGLPRAHVRLLAPVERTAQILCVAANYREHAEEAGLGAAPAQPVVFAKLWPALTGPDDPIRISPLTQQLDYEAELAVVIGRPVRRVAPEQAMDCVAGYTIMNDVTARDLQWTQLGQHRIVDWYSAKCLEASTPVGPWIVTREEVPNPQDLRIRSWVNGELRQDGSTALMVHSVAALVAYASARAALYPGDLIATGTPRGVGGFAGRFLREGDVVEIAIERVGRLRNAVQRID, from the coding sequence ATGCGGGTGGTGCTGTTCGACGACGGTCGGGGGCCTCGTCCGGGCGTCGTGGAGGACGATGGCACGATTCGGGACCTCGGACCGCACTATGCGTCGCTCTCGGCCTTGCTGGCGGCGCTGGGCACGGACCCTGCAGCGGTGGCAGCTGCCGCCGCGCGGGCCCAAGGCCTCCCGCGCGCCCACGTGCGGTTGCTCGCGCCCGTGGAGCGCACGGCCCAGATCCTCTGCGTGGCTGCCAACTACCGGGAACACGCGGAGGAAGCCGGCCTGGGCGCGGCACCCGCCCAGCCGGTGGTGTTCGCGAAGCTCTGGCCCGCGCTCACCGGACCCGACGATCCGATCAGGATCAGCCCGCTTACCCAGCAGCTGGACTACGAGGCGGAGCTGGCGGTCGTGATCGGTCGGCCGGTACGGCGGGTGGCGCCGGAGCAGGCGATGGACTGCGTGGCGGGATACACCATCATGAACGATGTCACCGCCCGGGACCTGCAGTGGACGCAGCTCGGGCAGCACCGGATCGTCGATTGGTACTCGGCCAAGTGTCTTGAGGCCTCTACACCCGTCGGGCCCTGGATCGTTACGCGGGAAGAGGTTCCCAACCCGCAGGACCTGCGTATTCGCTCGTGGGTGAACGGCGAGCTCCGCCAGGATGGAAGCACGGCGCTGATGGTCCACTCGGTGGCCGCCCTGGTGGCCTATGCCTCCGCGCGCGCAGCGCTCTACCCGGGAGACCTCATTGCCACGGGCACGCCTCGGGGGGTCGGTGGCTTCGCCGGGCGGTTTCTGCGGGAAGGTGACGTGGTGGAGATCGCCATCGAGCGCGTGGGCCGGCTGCGCAACGCCGTCCAACGGATCGACTAA
- a CDS encoding metallophosphoesterase, whose translation MRLLACADLHGRPERIARVRALVAEHAPEVVVLPGDLTHLEVGEDALALLQDLSVPVLAVPGNMDGPTAVTAIGLHGRLGGAQPVVIGGVAFGGPQVRAPCDVLVTHEPPYGTLDEPAPGRHVGSRAVLDLLRRYRPKVLTCGHIHESPGIARVETTLVVNCTMGDGRTGGALIELTEHGATARLL comes from the coding sequence ATGCGTCTGCTCGCCTGCGCCGACCTCCACGGTCGCCCGGAACGCATCGCGCGGGTGCGGGCGCTCGTCGCCGAGCACGCACCCGAGGTCGTCGTGCTCCCCGGCGATCTCACGCACCTGGAAGTTGGCGAGGACGCCCTAGCCTTGCTGCAGGACCTGTCCGTGCCGGTGCTGGCCGTGCCCGGCAACATGGACGGGCCCACGGCGGTCACGGCCATCGGCCTGCACGGCCGCCTCGGTGGCGCGCAGCCCGTGGTCATCGGCGGGGTGGCCTTCGGCGGACCGCAGGTGCGCGCGCCCTGCGACGTGTTGGTGACCCACGAGCCTCCCTACGGCACCCTCGACGAGCCCGCCCCGGGCCGGCATGTGGGGTCGCGGGCCGTGCTGGACCTGCTGCGCCGCTACCGCCCCAAGGTGCTCACCTGCGGGCACATCCACGAGTCGCCCGGCATCGCCCGGGTCGAGACGACACTGGTGGTCAACTGCACCATGGGCGACGGGCGGACCGGGGGCGCGCTGATCGAACTGACCGAGCACGGCGCGACCGCGCGGCTGCTATGA
- a CDS encoding adenylosuccinate lyase family protein, giving the protein MTAHDLAYFRVPAVAAVFSARALVQRALDVEAALARAEAAAGVIAPSAADAIAARCRVEFFDVPALVEEAAAAGTLVVPLVRALTGLVDPPARQAVHWGATSQDVLDTAMVLQVREGLALLERDLRAVGEACLRLAQDHRRTVMAGRTLLQHAVPITFGLKAARWLALVTRLVQRMREVAPRVLVVQLGGAAGTLAALGPAGPRVVELVARELGLGVPDLPWHAERDRMGEIAALLGLTAGGMAKIAGDLALLGQTEVGEVSTAAQAGAGRSSAMPHKRNPADAALALASARLAVGAACTLLAAWPVQEHERAAGGWQAEWAALPELFERTAAAVTWVRRALEGVAVDAARMRANLAAGGGQVMAEALAVALAATLGREGAYRAVQRVCDAAARAGLSLEQAAAADAEIRAALPAEALARALEVERYLGSADLFIDRAVEGFRELG; this is encoded by the coding sequence ATGACCGCCCACGACCTGGCGTACTTCCGCGTCCCGGCAGTAGCGGCGGTGTTCTCGGCGCGCGCGCTCGTCCAGCGCGCGCTCGACGTCGAGGCGGCGCTGGCCCGTGCCGAGGCCGCCGCGGGCGTGATCGCCCCGTCCGCCGCGGACGCCATCGCCGCGCGGTGTCGTGTCGAGTTCTTCGACGTGCCGGCCCTCGTCGAGGAAGCGGCCGCAGCCGGCACCCTGGTGGTGCCGCTGGTGCGCGCGCTTACGGGGCTCGTGGACCCGCCGGCGCGTCAGGCCGTGCACTGGGGCGCCACCAGCCAGGACGTCCTGGACACCGCCATGGTCCTCCAGGTGCGCGAGGGGCTGGCACTCCTCGAGCGGGACCTGCGCGCCGTGGGCGAGGCCTGCCTGCGGCTCGCGCAGGACCACCGGCGTACCGTGATGGCGGGCCGCACCCTGCTGCAGCACGCCGTGCCCATCACCTTCGGGCTGAAGGCGGCGCGGTGGCTGGCGCTCGTGACGCGGCTGGTGCAGCGGATGCGGGAGGTGGCCCCGCGCGTGCTCGTCGTGCAGCTCGGTGGGGCGGCGGGCACGCTGGCCGCGCTGGGACCGGCGGGGCCCCGGGTGGTGGAGCTGGTGGCGCGCGAACTGGGCCTGGGCGTGCCCGACCTCCCCTGGCACGCCGAACGCGACCGCATGGGCGAGATCGCGGCGCTGCTGGGCCTGACAGCAGGCGGCATGGCGAAGATCGCGGGCGACCTGGCACTGCTGGGCCAGACCGAGGTCGGCGAGGTCTCGACGGCCGCGCAGGCCGGGGCCGGGCGCTCGTCCGCCATGCCCCACAAGCGCAACCCGGCGGACGCCGCACTCGCCCTGGCCAGCGCTCGCCTGGCTGTGGGGGCGGCGTGCACGCTGCTGGCCGCCTGGCCGGTGCAGGAGCACGAACGGGCCGCGGGCGGATGGCAGGCCGAGTGGGCGGCGCTGCCCGAGCTGTTCGAGCGCACGGCAGCGGCGGTCACGTGGGTGCGCCGGGCCCTGGAAGGGGTGGCCGTCGACGCCGCGCGGATGCGTGCCAACCTGGCCGCTGGCGGCGGGCAGGTGATGGCGGAAGCGCTCGCGGTGGCGCTGGCGGCGACGCTCGGGCGGGAGGGTGCCTATCGCGCCGTGCAGCGCGTGTGCGACGCGGCGGCGCGCGCAGGCCTGTCGCTGGAGCAGGCAGCGGCCGCCGACGCGGAGATTCGCGCCGCCCTTCCCGCAGAGGCCCTCGCACGGGCCCTCGAGGTGGAGCGCTACCTGGGGAGCGCCGACCTGTTCATCGACCGGGCGGTGGAGGGGTTCAGGGAGCTGGGGTGA
- a CDS encoding Spy/CpxP family protein refolding chaperone, whose protein sequence is MRPHARWIIGAALGVIVTGLLVAAAPMRASTLPDDEHRTDEVTMALAEVSGAAGPADPAVVARGHDVLAQAPAAPAADLRRRLNLTEEQAQRVEQILTAYRARTARLRIDLARARLDAREALLEATPDRARLEAIARRIGDLQGQLTRARFEMLVDLKGVLTPEQWMRLQTLRPGRWFRAPGR, encoded by the coding sequence ATGCGACCACATGCACGCTGGATCATCGGCGCAGCACTGGGTGTCATCGTCACCGGTCTGCTCGTGGCGGCCGCCCCCATGCGGGCGTCCACGCTGCCCGACGACGAGCACCGCACGGACGAGGTGACCATGGCCCTGGCCGAGGTCTCTGGCGCCGCCGGGCCGGCCGACCCGGCGGTCGTGGCGCGGGGGCACGACGTCCTCGCGCAGGCGCCTGCGGCGCCAGCGGCCGACCTGCGTCGGCGGCTCAACCTGACCGAGGAGCAGGCCCAGCGGGTCGAGCAGATCCTGACGGCCTACCGCGCGCGCACTGCGCGCCTGCGCATCGATCTGGCCCGCGCGCGGCTGGACGCCCGCGAGGCGCTGTTGGAAGCCACGCCCGACCGGGCCCGGCTCGAGGCGATCGCGCGGCGCATCGGCGACCTCCAGGGCCAGCTGACCCGCGCGCGCTTCGAGATGCTGGTGGACCTCAAGGGCGTGCTCACGCCCGAGCAGTGGATGCGCCTGCAGACGCTGCGACCGGGGCGGTGGTTCCGCGCGCCCGGACGCTGA
- a CDS encoding CoA-transferase: MDRPRRRRPRFLSLPDAIAAHVHDGDAVAMEGFTHLIPFAAGHEVIRQGRRDLTLYRMTPDLLYDQLIGMGCVRRLVFSWGGNPGVGSLHRFRDAVEHGWPRPLELEEHSHAGMAAAYAAGAAGLPCAVLRAYTGTDLPRVNPRIRFLTCPFTGEQLAAVPAIRPDVAIVHAQRADRAGNVLLEGIVGVQKEVVLAAARAVVTVEEVVDDLRPGGPNAVVLPAWTIDAIAVVPGGARPSYAHGYYRRDNAFYAAWDAIARDRETFLAWMRAHVLEARPPQVTGQTGTA, encoded by the coding sequence ATGGACCGTCCCCGGCGGCGCCGGCCGCGCTTCCTTTCGCTCCCCGACGCGATCGCTGCGCACGTGCACGACGGCGACGCGGTGGCCATGGAGGGGTTCACGCACCTGATTCCCTTCGCCGCCGGGCACGAGGTGATCCGGCAGGGCCGGCGCGACCTCACCCTGTACCGGATGACGCCCGACCTGCTCTACGACCAGCTCATCGGGATGGGCTGCGTGCGCCGGCTGGTCTTCTCCTGGGGCGGGAATCCGGGCGTCGGGTCGCTGCACCGGTTCCGCGACGCGGTGGAGCACGGCTGGCCGCGGCCTCTGGAGCTGGAGGAGCACAGCCACGCGGGCATGGCGGCGGCCTACGCGGCCGGCGCCGCGGGCCTGCCCTGCGCGGTGCTGCGCGCCTACACCGGCACCGACCTGCCGCGCGTCAACCCGCGGATCAGGTTCCTCACCTGCCCCTTTACGGGCGAGCAGCTGGCCGCCGTCCCCGCGATCCGGCCCGACGTGGCCATCGTCCACGCCCAGCGCGCCGACCGCGCGGGCAACGTGCTGCTGGAGGGCATCGTGGGCGTGCAGAAGGAAGTGGTCCTGGCCGCCGCACGCGCGGTGGTCACCGTCGAGGAAGTCGTCGACGACCTGCGGCCCGGCGGGCCCAACGCCGTCGTGCTCCCCGCGTGGACGATCGACGCGATCGCGGTGGTGCCGGGCGGTGCGCGGCCGTCCTACGCCCACGGCTACTACCGCCGGGACAACGCCTTCTACGCCGCCTGGGATGCCATCGCCCGCGACCGCGAGACGTTCCTGGCCTGGATGCGGGCGCACGTGCTGGAGGCGCGCCCGCCGCAGGTAACCGGGCAGACGGGGACGGCGTAG
- the pcaH gene encoding protocatechuate 3,4-dioxygenase subunit beta yields the protein MTTVAPRDPDVFPPYYYEAYRATIKRSPRQPLVPLPPTLSELTGPGPELAALHADDADLTRNMGTGQEAIGERILVTGRVLDERGAPIAGTLVEVWQANAAGRYRHRADQHHAPLDPNFLGWGRCLTGADGVYRFVTVRPGAYPWQNHPNAWRPPHIHFSLLGPTWTSRLITQMFFPGDPLLEYDPIFNAVPPGARERLIARYAHDVTEPEYALGYRFDIVLRGPLVTPFEPFEAAEGRS from the coding sequence ATGACGACGGTGGCGCCACGAGACCCCGACGTGTTCCCGCCGTACTACTACGAGGCCTACCGCGCGACGATCAAGCGCTCGCCGCGCCAGCCGCTGGTGCCGCTGCCGCCCACGCTCTCCGAGCTCACCGGCCCTGGCCCCGAGCTGGCCGCACTCCACGCCGACGACGCGGACCTCACCCGCAACATGGGCACCGGCCAGGAGGCCATCGGCGAGCGCATCCTCGTGACCGGGCGGGTGCTGGACGAGCGTGGCGCGCCCATCGCGGGCACGCTGGTGGAGGTCTGGCAGGCGAACGCCGCGGGCCGTTACCGCCACCGCGCCGACCAGCACCACGCGCCGCTGGACCCGAACTTCCTGGGGTGGGGGCGGTGCCTGACGGGCGCCGACGGCGTCTACCGCTTCGTGACGGTGCGGCCGGGCGCGTACCCGTGGCAGAACCACCCCAACGCCTGGCGACCACCCCACATCCACTTCTCGCTCCTGGGACCGACGTGGACGTCGCGGCTCATCACCCAGATGTTCTTCCCCGGCGACCCGTTGCTGGAGTACGACCCCATCTTCAACGCGGTGCCGCCCGGCGCGCGCGAGCGGCTGATCGCGCGCTACGCCCACGACGTCACCGAGCCCGAGTACGCGCTGGGCTACCGCTTCGACATCGTGCTGCGGGGGCCGCTGGTGACGCCTTTCGAGCCGTTCGAGGCCGCGGAGGGACGGTCATGA
- a CDS encoding hydantoinase B/oxoprolinase family protein yields the protein MSRPPVVDPVTFEVVAHRLGLIAEEMGIIYMRTSGSHVLVTGNDAATGIALPDGALVIAGPYITTQANVFPLVIASTQRLCAENPGIHDGDVFICNDPYLGAIHQPDIATVAPVFAAGRLVAWVGASGHQLDNGGTDPGGFSVGVVDVHQEGLRMPPVKLVEEGRLREDIVRWILNAVRDPLVGLDIKAQLAALTAGRRRLAELIDRYGLETVEAVMRGMLDYAERRLRLRLRELPDAVVREVQYIDHDGHAPNVYQVVCTVTKRDDRLHVDFTGTDPAPASLINCTASGLLAGVLTAVYVQLGYDLPWNWGIRRCVEITAPDGCLVNASYPRPCSMATISAVIIVIDCVFAALAKILSCSPAYAVEATGTWTGTSMGPVIAGTSQHGFPFATTEMSHFAGGTGARSYADGVDTGGIIFNTTPNISNVEDIEADFPVLYLFRRHLQDSGGPGRWRGGVSGELAYVPHGAPRDDLECVMAATGAEQPNAMGLWGGLPGAAVRVIRVRETDIPQRKGTPVPLPATLAECTGRLEILPPKHPRTPFRSDDVWYHNWQGAGGYGDPLERAPHRVAWDVRRGLVSPEVARTVYGVVLDDHGNVDDDATAQRRHAIRADRRRGARLPTAGSHAVAGGGVGRVGAEDDSQRVGEYLRIDRGRRQYECGVCGHLLGPADASLYDLLAEQLLPLTAAGPVRGESYDRGRFALRALYCPGCWTQVEVHVQLRGGVPRAFRLLTVGAASPPGRLLPVDAER from the coding sequence GTGAGTAGACCGCCGGTTGTGGACCCGGTGACCTTCGAGGTCGTGGCGCATCGCCTGGGCCTGATCGCCGAAGAGATGGGCATCATCTACATGCGCACCTCCGGGTCGCATGTGCTCGTCACGGGCAACGACGCCGCCACGGGGATCGCGCTTCCCGACGGCGCGCTCGTCATCGCTGGCCCGTACATCACCACGCAAGCCAACGTATTTCCGCTGGTCATCGCCAGCACACAACGGCTGTGCGCGGAGAACCCGGGCATCCACGACGGGGACGTGTTCATCTGCAACGACCCGTACCTCGGCGCCATCCACCAGCCCGACATCGCCACCGTGGCTCCGGTGTTCGCTGCGGGACGCCTGGTGGCGTGGGTTGGGGCCTCCGGGCACCAGCTGGACAATGGCGGAACGGACCCGGGCGGCTTCTCGGTGGGGGTCGTCGACGTCCACCAGGAAGGCCTGCGGATGCCGCCAGTGAAGCTCGTCGAGGAAGGGCGACTGCGCGAGGACATCGTGCGGTGGATCCTCAACGCGGTGCGCGATCCGCTGGTAGGGTTGGACATCAAGGCACAGTTGGCCGCGCTCACGGCTGGACGCCGACGGCTGGCGGAGCTCATCGACCGTTACGGCCTCGAGACGGTGGAGGCCGTCATGCGGGGGATGCTGGACTACGCGGAACGGCGGCTACGACTCCGCTTGCGGGAACTGCCCGACGCTGTGGTCCGCGAGGTGCAGTACATCGACCATGACGGCCATGCGCCCAACGTCTACCAGGTCGTCTGCACGGTCACGAAGCGCGACGACCGGCTGCACGTGGATTTCACGGGAACTGACCCTGCGCCGGCCAGCCTGATCAACTGTACGGCGTCGGGTCTCCTGGCCGGCGTCCTGACAGCGGTGTACGTGCAGCTGGGCTATGACCTGCCCTGGAACTGGGGTATTCGTCGCTGCGTCGAGATCACGGCCCCGGACGGCTGCCTCGTCAACGCCAGCTACCCGCGCCCCTGCTCCATGGCCACCATCTCCGCAGTCATTATCGTCATCGACTGCGTGTTCGCCGCGCTGGCCAAGATCCTCTCGTGCAGCCCTGCGTACGCTGTGGAGGCGACCGGGACATGGACCGGTACGTCGATGGGGCCCGTGATCGCGGGCACGAGCCAGCATGGGTTTCCGTTCGCCACCACGGAGATGAGTCACTTCGCGGGTGGGACCGGTGCCCGCTCCTACGCCGACGGGGTGGATACCGGTGGCATCATCTTCAATACCACGCCCAACATCTCCAACGTGGAGGACATCGAGGCCGACTTCCCCGTCCTGTACCTGTTCCGCCGCCATCTTCAGGACTCCGGCGGTCCGGGTCGCTGGCGCGGCGGGGTCTCGGGCGAGCTGGCGTACGTGCCCCACGGTGCGCCGCGTGACGACCTCGAGTGCGTCATGGCAGCCACCGGAGCCGAGCAGCCCAACGCCATGGGTCTGTGGGGCGGGCTCCCGGGTGCGGCTGTGCGGGTGATACGGGTGCGGGAAACCGACATCCCCCAGCGCAAGGGAACGCCAGTGCCGCTGCCGGCGACGCTCGCGGAGTGCACGGGGAGGTTAGAGATCCTCCCGCCCAAGCATCCGCGGACTCCCTTTCGATCCGATGACGTCTGGTACCACAACTGGCAGGGCGCTGGGGGGTACGGTGATCCACTGGAACGTGCCCCGCATCGCGTGGCATGGGACGTACGCCGGGGCTTGGTCTCGCCGGAGGTGGCGCGGACGGTCTACGGGGTGGTCCTCGACGACCACGGCAACGTCGACGACGATGCCACGGCCCAACGCCGGCACGCGATTCGCGCGGACCGACGCCGGGGCGCGCGGCTGCCGACCGCGGGTTCGCACGCGGTCGCAGGCGGAGGCGTCGGCCGCGTTGGCGCGGAAGACGACAGCCAGCGTGTTGGCGAGTACCTGCGCATCGACCGCGGGCGCCGGCAGTACGAGTGTGGAGTCTGCGGGCACCTGCTCGGACCGGCTGACGCAAGCCTCTATGACCTGCTGGCGGAACAGCTGCTGCCGTTGACGGCGGCCGGACCCGTGCGCGGTGAGAGCTACGACCGCGGGCGGTTTGCGCTCCGTGCCCTCTACTGTCCTGGCTGCTGGACGCAGGTGGAGGTCCACGTGCAGTTACGCGGCGGGGTGCCGCGGGCGTTTCGCCTCCTGACGGTCGGTGCGGCGTCGCCTCCCGGCCGGCTACTGCCCGTTGACGCGGAGAGGTGA
- the pcaC gene encoding 4-carboxymuconolactone decarboxylase translates to MDSRFEVGRRVRAEVLGAEHVARAEARQTPLDADFQRFITEVAWGSVWARPGLDRRTRSLVTIAILAALGREELALHLRASRNLGVDPAEIAEVLLHVAVYAGVPAANWAFGLARAELVEGGPSGNDGPAALQPGAPSGSSPPTGAGDVAHPGGPTGMPAAGGDAGGGSGG, encoded by the coding sequence ATGGACTCCCGGTTCGAGGTGGGGCGCAGGGTCCGCGCCGAGGTCCTGGGCGCCGAGCACGTGGCCCGCGCCGAGGCCCGGCAGACGCCGTTGGACGCCGACTTCCAGCGCTTCATCACCGAGGTGGCCTGGGGTAGCGTGTGGGCACGGCCCGGGCTCGACCGGCGGACGCGCAGCCTGGTGACCATCGCGATCCTGGCGGCCCTGGGCCGCGAGGAGCTGGCGCTGCACCTGCGGGCCAGCCGCAACCTCGGCGTCGACCCCGCGGAGATCGCCGAGGTGTTGCTGCACGTGGCGGTCTACGCGGGCGTCCCGGCCGCCAACTGGGCCTTCGGGCTGGCCAGGGCTGAGCTCGTCGAGGGCGGACCGTCGGGGAACGACGGACCGGCAGCCTTGCAGCCGGGAGCCCCGTCGGGGAGTTCGCCGCCGACCGGCGCGGGAGACGTGGCGCACCCCGGCGGCCCCACCGGCATGCCGGCGGCCGGCGGCGACGCGGGAGGAGGGAGCGGAGGATGA
- a CDS encoding SDR family oxidoreductase produces MAQERRILLVTGASRGIGRATALAAAAQGMDLVLVARRDADGLHATAEQARACGVRATTVLADVSLPVDVERIAGHVEREHGRLDALVNNAGIASQRGLTEVSLAEWQETLAVNLTGPFLVVRACLPLLRQGHDPAVVNVASIAGRIGGRVGPHYAASKGGLIALTKYLALHLRNEGIRVNCVAPDLTDTDMPRRLGLVPEPYGGEQAPQLGRAEDVAEVIVFLCRPGNRFLTGECIHLTGGRQYYG; encoded by the coding sequence ATGGCCCAGGAGCGACGCATCCTCCTCGTCACCGGTGCCAGCCGGGGCATCGGCCGGGCCACGGCCCTGGCCGCCGCTGCGCAGGGCATGGATCTGGTGCTCGTCGCACGGCGTGACGCGGACGGGCTGCACGCGACAGCCGAGCAGGCGCGTGCCTGCGGCGTGCGGGCCACGACCGTGCTGGCGGACGTCAGCCTGCCGGTGGATGTCGAGCGGATCGCGGGGCACGTGGAGCGGGAGCACGGTCGGCTCGATGCCCTGGTGAACAACGCCGGAATCGCCAGCCAGCGCGGGCTGACGGAGGTGTCGCTGGCTGAGTGGCAGGAAACCCTCGCGGTCAACCTCACCGGGCCCTTCCTCGTAGTCCGCGCCTGCCTGCCGCTCTTGCGACAGGGACACGATCCGGCGGTGGTCAACGTGGCGTCCATCGCCGGACGCATCGGCGGGCGCGTCGGGCCGCACTACGCGGCGTCCAAGGGCGGCCTGATCGCCCTCACGAAGTACCTCGCCCTCCATCTGCGGAACGAGGGCATCCGGGTGAACTGCGTGGCGCCCGATCTCACCGACACCGACATGCCGCGGCGTCTGGGCCTCGTGCCCGAACCGTATGGTGGCGAGCAGGCACCTCAGTTGGGGCGAGCAGAAGACGTGGCCGAGGTGATCGTCTTCCTCTGCCGTCCAGGAAACCGGTTCTTGACAGGGGAGTGCATTCACCTGACCGGTGGTCGTCAGTACTACGGATGA